The genomic region GCTGCACACCGTCGACTACCGCGACCCGCTCGAGTTCGCCGGGCAGAACGTCGTCGTAGTCGGTGGCGGCAACTCCGGCGCTCAGATCGCCGCCGACCTCGTCCCGCACGCCGACCTGACCTGGATGACCCGCCGACCGCCGCGGTACATGCCGGACGAGATCGACGGCAAAGCCTTGTTCGACATCGCGACCCGGCGCGGCAGCGTCGGCGAGCTCGGCGACATCGTGGCCGTTCCGCCCGTCCGCGAGGCACGTGACCGCGGACTGCTCGTCGCCGTGCCGATGGACGTGGACGCGCTGGGCCGCGCTGACGTTGTCGTGTGGTGCACCGGATTCCGGTCGGTGCTCAGCCACCTCGCCGCGCTGCGCCTGCGCAACGCCGAAGGGCGCGTTGCCGTCACCGGCACGACCGCCGTCGACGAACCCCGCCTGCACCTGCTCGGCTACGGGAGCTGGACCGGACCCGCGTCCGCGACGCTCATCGGCGTCGGACCGACCGCGAAAGCGACGGTCGCGAGGATCGCCGCCGCACTCAGGCCGTGACCGGGCGGGCCACACTCCTCAGCACCGCCGCCATCCGAGACCCTCGCTTCGACATCTTTCAATGTTGATCGCACTTCGGGTTCTGCGCAACGCTGCCGGCGGCCAAGAGCTCGTCGATGGCGGCCGTGAGCGGGTCGAGTTCCGCGTGCCGATCGCGGCGACCTTCACGGTCGAGCAAATCCGTGCCGCCGGTGAACTTCAAGCCGGTCGGCACTCACCTGGTCGGAGGAAGTCCGGTCAGCTTGACCACGGCCGCGAAACCGTCCTCCGTCCCCGGCCAGTGCGCCCGCACCGCATCGAGCCCGGCGCGGCGCACAACACTCCGCAGCACGGCCACGACGATGATCGCGTCGTCGGCGTATCCCAGCACGGGGATGAAGTCGGGAATGAGATCGATCGGCACCACGAGGTAGGCCAGCAACAGCCAGAGCCGGACGCGAACACCGCGTGGCAGCGCCTTGTCCGCGGCCAGCCGGCGCACCAGTCGCAGCACGTCGGGCAGCACCCGCAACGCCTCACGCAGCAACCCGCCGCGCGGCCGGACGACGACCAGCACGATCACCAGCGCCAGCCAGACGAGCGCCATCCCCAGGGCGATCGCGATGAGCACGTCCAGGACGATCGAACCGGTCATCAGCAGCAGTGCTTCCCTCGCCACGCCTCGCGGCCTTCCCTCACCGCGACCACCGCGATCACCAGCGCTGCCAACGGATCTGCCCACCACCAGCCGAACAGGCTGTTCACCACCAGACCGACCAGCAACACACCGGACAGGTGCGTGCACAGCAAGGTCTGCTTGGAGTCCGCGACGGCGCTGGCCGAACCGAGTTCACGACCGGCTCGGCGTTGCGCGTGGGAAAGGCCGGGCATGACGGCCAGCGAGACGGCGGCGAGCACGATGCCGACCGTCGAGTGCTCGGCGCGCTCCCCGCCGAAGACCGACAGCACCGAGTCGAACGTGACGTAAGCCGCGAGTGCGAAGAACGACACCGCGATCACCTTGAGCGCCGTGCGTTCACGCGGCTCGGGATCACTGCCGGAGAACTGCCACGCCACGGCGAGAGCGGAAGCGACCTCGATCACCGAGTCGAGACCGAACCCGATCAACGCCGTGGAGGAGGCGATGGTGCCCGCACTGATAGCGATGATCGCTTCGATGACGTTGTAGGTGATGGTCAGGCCGACCAACCAGCGCACCCGTCGCGTCAGCACCGCTTTGCGCTCGGGTGCGATGGTGGGCGTGGATGCGCAGCAACCGTCCGCGCATCCACTGGTCCCGGCGAGCGAGAGCCCTTCGCGCTGCTCGCTCATGAACCAACCGCATCTGTGAGCGCCGGAGAGTCGACGCAGTCCGTGTCGACCGCGAGAACAACATCCACCAGTTCGCGCAGAGCGCGGGCGAGATGAGGATCAGCGAGGTCGTAGCGCACCTGCCGGCCCTCGTAGGTCGCCACGACCAGGCCGCAGCCTCGCAGGCACGACAGGTGGTTCGACACGTTCGACCTGGTCAGCTCCAGCTGCTCGGCCATCTGTGCCGGGTAGCCGGGGCCGTCCAGCAGGGCGACGAGAATTCGGCACCGGGTCGGGTCGGCCAGCGCGCGCCCCAGTCGGGCGAGTGCCGCGCCACGCGCCTCACAGGTCAGCATGTGCAGAACAGTACAGTGCACGCTGTAATACAGCCAAGGCTGAACTGCAGGGCGGATCTCAGTTCCGGCGGCGGAGCGAGCAGTGCGCCGATGGCGAAGATCGACTGGCTGAGCGCCTTCTCATTCCGGCAGGTCCGCCCTGTCGTCCTCGACGAGGGTGAGGATCCGGGAGATCGTCAGGTCCGGTTCCTCCAGGGGCAGCGCGTGGGTGGTCTTCGGCACGATCTCCGCGTGGAGGAGGGGATTGAGCGCCTCGACGCGGGCAGTGACCTCGCGTGCGTCGTAGACGTTGTTGCGTTCGGCGAACACGAAGTGGACTGGCACGTCGATCGCGCGCAGTTCGTCGTCGGTGAACTCGTGCTGCGGCGGGACGTGCGGTTTGTACTTGAGCCCGCGGATCAGCAGCGGGGCCAGGGTGCGGCGCACGTGGGGATCTCCGGGCATGATCCGGCGCAGGATCGGCGCCGGCAGCAGCCAGCGGAACATCTGGCCGAAGCTCCAGAGGACGAACCGCAGCCCGGCGGTTCCGAAGCCCCCTGGTTCGAAAGCGATCACGCTCGCGATCCGGTCGCCGGAGCGCGTGGCGAGGTCCAGCGCGAAGATGGCGCCGCGGGAGATCCCGACGAGGTGGTACTTCTCGTGGCCGAGGCCGGCGAGCACGTCGGCGAGCCAGTCCGCCTGGTCCTGGCCGCTCTGCACGGGACGCGTCTGGACCGAGCGACCCGGTTCACCGATCGTGTCCACCGCGTACACCGTATGCCGCTCGGCCAGTTCGGCGACGCACGAGTACCACGACAACGACGTGCCCATGACACCGTGCAGCAGCACGATCGGCGTGCCCTGCCCAGTGCCGCTGCGCCGGACCCTGGTCGGCCCGAACTGCGTCTCGACGTCCAACTCCTCGGCCGGAACGGGCCACTTCCGCACAATCGCGTCGTACGTGGCGAAGTAGTTCTCCTGAGCCTTCTGATCCTTGAACTTTCCGAGCATGTCGACCCCCAGGTCGGTCTGTCCAATGCAGATGCAATGTTATAGCAAACCGGCCCGTCAGGCCAGCAGCAGCCGGTGTGGCACAGTGACCACGTGCCGAAACGCGTTGACCACGACGAGAGAAGGCGTGAGATCGCGGAGGCGCTCTTCCGGATCGCGGCGACGCAGGGCCTTCAGGCGGTGACGCTGCGGGCGGTCGCCGCGGAGGCCGGCATCTCGATGTTCCAGGTGCAGTACTACTTCCCGGCCAAGGAGCAGATGCTGCAGTACGCCTGGCACCGCATCACCGAACTGGGCGCCGAGCGGGCAGGACGGGACATCGCCGAGGCGCTGCAGACAGGCGACGAACGCGCCGTCGTCCGCGCGTGCCTGCTCGCCGTGCTGCCGGCCGACGAACGCAGCCGCATGCTGTGCGCGGTGCAGATCGCCTACTTCGCCGTCGACGTCATCCGCGGCGGCCAGGCTCCGGACCAGCAGGCCATGCTGCCCCACCTCGTACGCCTGGTCGCCGGCCAGCTCGAACAAGCCCAGCAGCGCGGCGGCGTTCCGGCGCACTTCGACACCCGGCTGGAGGCCGACGCGCTCGCGACCATGACTGCCGGCCTGCTCAGCGCAATCCTGGTCGAGGCCTACGACACCGAGCAGGCGACGCGGATCATCGACTACCGGCTCGGGCACCTGTTCGCCGGCTAGCGATCACGCCACCGTGGTGGAACCCGCGCCGACGGCCCAGGTCGAATTGATCGAACCTCGGCCGCACGGCGTCCACCAGTTTCGGATCTGGCAGGGCACCCGATGGTCAGCGGGCCTCGCTGAGCGACGACGCGCGCATGAGGTCGAGCTGCTCGGCGCCGCGGGTTCCCGGAGCCGCCGTGTAGGTGACGATGCGCAGGTCGACTCCCGGCACGGTCAGCACGTCGCAGTCCAGGGTGACGTCACCGAGTTCGGGGTGGCTGATCGTCTTCAGGTCGCCGGTCAGCTGCTCCATTCCCGCCGTGGCCCACAGTTCGCCGAAGAACGGTGAGGCCGTGCGCAACGCCTCCACCAGCACGGCCAGGTCCGGGTCGGCCGGATAGCGGGCGACTGCCTCGCGCAGGTCCGCGACGATCGCCGTCTCGAACGCGTACGGCCCCGCTGCCGAGGAGACCGGGCGCAGGTACCAGCGGCCCTGGCCCGTGCCGAACAGGGCGCGGGCGAGGTTGCGTTCGGCGGGTGGCAGGCCGGACGGGTCGCCGTGCAGGGCCGTCCACATGTCGTTCCACCACAGCAGGCTCCAGTCGGCGGCGAACACACCGATCGGGAGGTCGCCGAGGCGGGTGACGAGGCGGCGGATGCTCGGTGGCACGTGGGTGCCGACGGTGTGGTCACGCGGTGCGAGGAGGCCGGCGGCGCGGAAGAGCTGGTCGCGTTCGGACGGGGTGAGCCGCAGGGCGCGGGCGACGGCGGTGACGACCTGCGGGGAGGGGTTGGTGGCCCGGCCCTGCTCCAGGCGCAGCACGTACTCGACGGAAAGGCCGGCGAGCTCGGCGAGTTCCTCACGGCGCAGCCGGGGGCGCGCGGGCGGACCGGGCGATGCCGGCGTCGACCGGGTCGAGGCGGTCGCGCCAGCCGCGCAGCAGGGCGCCGAAGCTCAGGTCGGTCACTCCTCCATGATCGCACCGGGCGTTTGCTGCACCACGGTCACCATCTTGGCGAGGGCGGCACGCATGTAGCGGGTCCAGAGCGGCTTGAACGGGCCCGCGACGATCCAGCGGCGGCCCGGCAGTGGGCGGAAGTCGTAGGTCCAGCGGATCGACGTGCCGGTGCCGTCGGGCAGGAACGACCACTCGCCGCGCACCCCGGAGACCAGCTTGGCCAGCACGTTGGTGAAGCCGCTCAGCTCGTAGGCGAAGCCGTGGTTCGCCGCGGTCTCGGTGAGCCGCTCGTCGGCTTTGGAACCGTCGGTGAACCAGGTCTGGCGCGACGTCCCCGGCCGGTCCCAGGGGCCGGTCTGGTCACGCACCTCCGCGACGCCGGGGAACGGACCCCACGGCTTGAACACCCGGGCCAGGTCGATCGGCACGATGACCCGGTAGGTGTGCGCGGGGCCGGACGTCGTACGGGCGAAGACGGTGATCGGGACACTCGTTGTGGTCATGTCACGAGCTTCGCGGCCGGTGCCTGCCCCAGGCAGACACCTGTCAGTACACACCCTCGCGGCACGGCCGGTCGCCTACTCCTCCGCGTGGCGCACCGTCGCCATCGACGTCAGGCCCGACATCTCCAGGATCGGCGTCAGCAGCCGCGACGTGATCAGCTCCGTCCGCTCGGCATGCGTGAACAGCACGCTCATGCCCGCGCTGTCGATGTAGAGGACCTCGGTCAGGTCCACCACGAGCGGGCCCTCGGTGTCGGCCAGGGCGGCGGCGAAGGTCGCAGTGTTGCTCAGGTCGATTTCACCCGCTGCCTTCACCACCGGTCTGCCGTGCGCGTCGGTGGTCGTGGTCAGGGTGAGCGGCGTCGTCATCGGGAATCATCACCTGCATCGTCACGGTGGTGCCGGTCGGGTCGGGGAGGATCGCGACCTCGTCCATCATCGTCTGCATGATGGTGGTGCCGTGGCCGCGGCGAGCGGTGGGGTCGGTGGTCGGGGTCTTCCAGGTGCCGGTGTCGGCGACCGTGACCAGCAGGCCGGTGGTGGCAGAGGACTCGGCGCGGACTCGGATCTGCTGGCGGGTCACGTCGCGGTAGGCGTGCTCGACGGCGTTGGCGCAGGCTTCGCCCACGGCCAGGAGGATGCCCTGGGAGAGCGATGTGGACAGTCCGCATTGGCTCAGCCAGGTGCGCAGGGTGCTGCGGGCGGCGTAGAGCTGGCCCGGTTCCGCGCGGAAGGTCAGGTCCAGCGGGGCGGGGTGGCGGTACAGGAGCAGGGCGACGTCGTCGTCGTAGCCGCCTGCGGGGGCCAGGGTGGTCATCAGCTGGCCGGCGAGGTCTTCCAGGCCGTTGGCGCGGCCCTGCTGGACGGCGTGCGCGGCCTTGTCGATGCCCTCGTTCAGGGAGCTGCGGCGGCGTTCGACCAGGCCGTCGGTGTAGGTCAGCAGGGTGGAGCGCGGGGGGAGGGTGCACTCGGCCTCGCTGCGGTGCACGCCCGGTTTGACGGCCAGCGGGATGGAGCGGCCCTCGTTCAACAGCTGGGTGGTGCCGTCGAGCAACGCCAGGATCGCGGGCGGATGGCCGGCGCTGGAGTAGGTGAGGTGGCCGGTGGTGGGGTCGAGGACGCCGCAGAACACCGTGGTGCACAACGCACCTGGCACCCCGGCGGCGAACTGGTCGAGGGCCATCAGGGCGCGGGCCGGGCCGATCTCCTGCAGCAGCAACGCACGGCACGCGCTGCGCAGCTGGCCCATCACCGCGGCGGCGGACAGGCCGCGGCCCACGCAGTCACCGACCACGATGCCGATCCGCCCGTCCGGCAACGGGAACGTGTCGTACCAGTCCCCGCCGACCTCCAGCGGGCGCGCGGCCGGTTCGTACCGCACGGCGAAGCCGCCCGGCAGGTGCGAGGGACCGAGGATGGCCCGTTGCAACGCCAGCGCGGTCTCCCGTTGCTCGTCGATCTGGTGCGCGCGGGACAGGCCCTGCGTGAGATGACCGGCCAGCAACGACAGCAGCAGCTCGTCCTGCTCGGTGAACTGCACCGCCAGCCGCAGCCACACCACCATCGGGCCGTCCGGGTGCTCGACCGTCACCGCGGCGCTGCCGTCGTCCAGGACGACCGGGATCAGCGCCGGGTGGTCGCGGAACGAGGTCAGCGTCGCCCGCTGGTCCTCCGGCAGGTCCTCCCACACCAGCCCCTCGGAACCGCCGACCACGAGCGGTGCGTGCCGGCGGCCGAACACCACCGCCACGACGGCGGACCGCCAGAGGCCCTCCATCTGTTCCAGGGCGAGGGCCAGCGCGTCGGTCGTGCTGGCCGCCCGCGACAGCCGCACGCTCATCTCGGCGAGCGCCGCCTCGCGCCTGCGGGCGTGGTGGTCGGCGGTGACGTCGCGGAACGTGCCCACCGTCATCGTGCGGCCGCTGTCCGGGTCGCGCGCCGGGTTCATCAGCGCGCTGATCCACAACCGCCTGCCGTCGCGGGTGGTGACCGGAACGGTGTGGGCGCGCTGGTCCCGGCCGGACCGCTCCTCGAACGCGTCGGCGAACTGCTGGCGCCCCTCGGGATCGCTCGGCCACCACGGGTGCGGCACCGGGTAGGGCAGGTCCG from Lentzea guizhouensis harbors:
- a CDS encoding ArsO family NAD(P)H-dependent flavin-containing monooxygenase; translated protein: MLTSDVVVIGGGQAGLAAAFYLRRAGIGHVVLDAQPVPGGAWPHTWNSLRLFSVARHSSLPGWPMPAFPDGYPTAQHVVDYLAAYEKRYDIPVHRPVQVTSVSRGEDGLLVHTDSGTWAARHVISATGTWWRPFLPLTDLPGRRLHTVDYRDPLEFAGQNVVVVGGGNSGAQIAADLVPHADLTWMTRRPPRYMPDEIDGKALFDIATRRGSVGELGDIVAVPPVREARDRGLLVAVPMDVDALGRADVVVWCTGFRSVLSHLAALRLRNAEGRVAVTGTTAVDEPRLHLLGYGSWTGPASATLIGVGPTAKATVARIAAALRP
- a CDS encoding YkvA family protein encodes the protein MTGSIVLDVLIAIALGMALVWLALVIVLVVVRPRGGLLREALRVLPDVLRLVRRLAADKALPRGVRVRLWLLLAYLVVPIDLIPDFIPVLGYADDAIIVVAVLRSVVRRAGLDAVRAHWPGTEDGFAAVVKLTGLPPTR
- a CDS encoding cation transporter, which produces MSEQREGLSLAGTSGCADGCCASTPTIAPERKAVLTRRVRWLVGLTITYNVIEAIIAISAGTIASSTALIGFGLDSVIEVASALAVAWQFSGSDPEPRERTALKVIAVSFFALAAYVTFDSVLSVFGGERAEHSTVGIVLAAVSLAVMPGLSHAQRRAGRELGSASAVADSKQTLLCTHLSGVLLVGLVVNSLFGWWWADPLAALVIAVVAVREGREAWRGKHCC
- the cmtR gene encoding Cd(II)/Pb(II)-sensing metalloregulatory transcriptional regulator CmtR: MLTCEARGAALARLGRALADPTRCRILVALLDGPGYPAQMAEQLELTRSNVSNHLSCLRGCGLVVATYEGRQVRYDLADPHLARALRELVDVVLAVDTDCVDSPALTDAVGS
- a CDS encoding alpha/beta fold hydrolase, producing the protein MLGKFKDQKAQENYFATYDAIVRKWPVPAEELDVETQFGPTRVRRSGTGQGTPIVLLHGVMGTSLSWYSCVAELAERHTVYAVDTIGEPGRSVQTRPVQSGQDQADWLADVLAGLGHEKYHLVGISRGAIFALDLATRSGDRIASVIAFEPGGFGTAGLRFVLWSFGQMFRWLLPAPILRRIMPGDPHVRRTLAPLLIRGLKYKPHVPPQHEFTDDELRAIDVPVHFVFAERNNVYDAREVTARVEALNPLLHAEIVPKTTHALPLEEPDLTISRILTLVEDDRADLPE
- a CDS encoding TetR/AcrR family transcriptional regulator, with translation MPKRVDHDERRREIAEALFRIAATQGLQAVTLRAVAAEAGISMFQVQYYFPAKEQMLQYAWHRITELGAERAGRDIAEALQTGDERAVVRACLLAVLPADERSRMLCAVQIAYFAVDVIRGGQAPDQQAMLPHLVRLVAGQLEQAQQRGGVPAHFDTRLEADALATMTAGLLSAILVEAYDTEQATRIIDYRLGHLFAG
- a CDS encoding helix-turn-helix transcriptional regulator; protein product: MLRLEQGRATNPSPQVVTAVARALRLTPSERDQLFRAAGLLAPRDHTVGTHVPPSIRRLVTRLGDLPIGVFAADWSLLWWNDMWTALHGDPSGLPPAERNLARALFGTGQGRWYLRPVSSAAGPYAFETAIVADLREAVARYPADPDLAVLVEALRTASPFFGELWATAGMEQLTGDLKTISHPELGDVTLDCDVLTVPGVDLRIVTYTAAPGTRGAEQLDLMRASSLSEAR
- a CDS encoding SRPBCC family protein is translated as MTTTSVPITVFARTTSGPAHTYRVIVPIDLARVFKPWGPFPGVAEVRDQTGPWDRPGTSRQTWFTDGSKADERLTETAANHGFAYELSGFTNVLAKLVSGVRGEWSFLPDGTGTSIRWTYDFRPLPGRRWIVAGPFKPLWTRYMRAALAKMVTVVQQTPGAIMEE
- a CDS encoding STAS domain-containing protein; this translates as MVKAAGEIDLSNTATFAAALADTEGPLVVDLTEVLYIDSAGMSVLFTHAERTELITSRLLTPILEMSGLTSMATVRHAEE
- a CDS encoding SpoIIE family protein phosphatase, with the protein product MSDVMMPMEACLVAPCADRDDAVPVLCCRRGPGRRVRRGLGGADYLVKPFAAADLLARVRANVDLARLRGQHARWRDALIDSLQEAFFVCDDDGTVVEINAAFTDILGYGPADLPYPVPHPWWPSDPEGRQQFADAFEERSGRDQRAHTVPVTTRDGRRLWISALMNPARDPDSGRTMTVGTFRDVTADHHARRREAALAEMSVRLSRAASTTDALALALEQMEGLWRSAVVAVVFGRRHAPLVVGGSEGLVWEDLPEDQRATLTSFRDHPALIPVVLDDGSAAVTVEHPDGPMVVWLRLAVQFTEQDELLLSLLAGHLTQGLSRAHQIDEQRETALALQRAILGPSHLPGGFAVRYEPAARPLEVGGDWYDTFPLPDGRIGIVVGDCVGRGLSAAAVMGQLRSACRALLLQEIGPARALMALDQFAAGVPGALCTTVFCGVLDPTTGHLTYSSAGHPPAILALLDGTTQLLNEGRSIPLAVKPGVHRSEAECTLPPRSTLLTYTDGLVERRRSSLNEGIDKAAHAVQQGRANGLEDLAGQLMTTLAPAGGYDDDVALLLYRHPAPLDLTFRAEPGQLYAARSTLRTWLSQCGLSTSLSQGILLAVGEACANAVEHAYRDVTRQQIRVRAESSATTGLLVTVADTGTWKTPTTDPTARRGHGTTIMQTMMDEVAILPDPTGTTVTMQVMIPDDDAAHPDHDHRRARQTGGEGSG